A single genomic interval of Methanocellales archaeon harbors:
- a CDS encoding HNH endonuclease signature motif containing protein, which yields MVDSKNKIQFIPLVVGLIVLFFIGYILFIEYIVKILLPPEYQIYLYIFAGLIVVVIGIITYFCIKNIEFRERTFSVLKKLLAGISKLGLDVLKNMEKGERKGKEKRIPISNKLKNKVYDIAGGKCQECGKKGNLKIHHIDGNPSNNRLTNLVLLCGNHHDDADKGVIPKWRLKNIREKQATPDHTSYRK from the coding sequence ATGGTAGATTCAAAAAATAAAATTCAATTCATTCCTTTGGTTGTTGGATTAATCGTGCTATTCTTTATTGGTTATATACTCTTTATTGAGTATATTGTAAAGATTTTATTACCACCAGAATACCAAATATATCTGTACATTTTTGCAGGATTAATCGTAGTAGTTATTGGAATAATAACCTATTTTTGTATAAAAAACATTGAATTCAGAGAGAGAACCTTTTCAGTTCTCAAGAAGTTACTTGCAGGAATAAGCAAACTTGGACTTGATGTTTTAAAAAACATGGAAAAAGGAGAAAGGAAAGGTAAGGAAAAGAGGATTCCAATATCTAACAAATTAAAAAATAAAGTTTATGATATTGCTGGTGGAAAATGTCAAGAGTGTGGTAAAAAAGGTAATCTAAAGATTCACCATATTGATGGGAATCCATCCAACAACAGACTTACTAATTTAGTTCTTCTATGCGGAAACCACCATGACGATGCAGATAAAGGAGTTATTCCAAAATGGAGATTAAAAAATATTAGAGAAAAACAAGCAACTCCAGATCACACTTCTTATAGAAAATAG
- a CDS encoding DUF5652 family protein encodes MAFDTSILIWLIPLIIWDAIWKGMGLWKSAKNNQRNWFIAIFVLNTIGILPIIYIKFFQKKR; translated from the coding sequence ATGGCATTTGACACATCCATTTTAATTTGGCTAATTCCTTTAATTATTTGGGACGCCATTTGGAAAGGGATGGGTTTATGGAAATCTGCAAAAAATAATCAACGAAACTGGTTTATTGCCATTTTTGTGTTGAATACTATTGGAATTTTACCAATTATTTATATTAAGTTTTTCCAAAAGAAGCGATGA
- the map gene encoding type II methionyl aminopeptidase, with translation MKDEILKKYEMAGQILADVMSKAKDMVKIGAPLLDLAEFVENTIREEGAQPAFPCNISRNDEAAHATPSAKDISVFGRDMVKLDIGVQVDGYIADAAITVDLSGNADLVEASREALLSAIEIIHAGTNTAEIGAAIESTIEGSGYKPVANLTGHGLARWDHHASPPIPNKSVLHGAVLKEGDIIAIEPFATNGAGHVSESRTAEIYRLETPKPVRLPAARKLLNEIEGYKMLPFAKRWLPQPRLDFILNQLERAGIMHSYPVLKDDAGGLVSQAEHTVIVEKDGCRVITK, from the coding sequence ATGAAAGATGAAATTTTAAAGAAATATGAAATGGCCGGGCAGATCCTAGCTGATGTCATGTCAAAAGCAAAGGATATGGTCAAGATAGGAGCGCCTTTGCTGGATTTAGCTGAGTTCGTTGAAAATACCATCAGGGAGGAGGGCGCACAGCCTGCATTCCCATGCAATATATCGAGAAACGACGAGGCTGCACATGCAACGCCTTCTGCCAAGGATATCTCTGTCTTCGGGAGAGACATGGTCAAGCTCGACATAGGAGTACAGGTCGATGGTTATATCGCTGACGCCGCCATCACCGTGGATTTGAGCGGCAATGCGGATTTAGTCGAAGCTTCCAGAGAGGCATTGCTCTCTGCAATAGAGATCATTCATGCCGGCACAAACACCGCAGAAATCGGTGCAGCGATCGAAAGCACCATAGAAGGCTCTGGATATAAACCAGTTGCGAATCTCACCGGGCATGGCTTAGCGAGATGGGATCACCATGCTTCCCCCCCCATCCCAAACAAATCCGTTCTGCATGGAGCCGTCCTCAAAGAAGGCGACATAATAGCGATCGAACCGTTTGCCACAAACGGCGCCGGCCATGTCTCAGAGAGTAGAACGGCGGAGATATATCGGTTGGAGACACCCAAGCCGGTTCGCCTTCCAGCAGCGAGAAAATTGTTGAACGAGATCGAAGGGTACAAAATGCTTCCTTTCGCAAAGAGGTGGCTTCCCCAACCCCGCCTAGATTTCATATTGAATCAACTGGAGAGAGCTGGCATAATGCACTCCTATCCGGTGCTCAAAGATGATGCAGGTGGCTTGGTATCGCAAGCAGAACATACGGTCATCGTGGAAAAGGACGGATGCAGGGTGATAACAAAGTAG
- a CDS encoding Xaa-Pro peptidase family protein: MEGLAKRLKEMDADALMLVSDSIRDANMFYLTNFLAPDPFFYLGKGESEFIIVSKMEFSRAKKESRVKDVRSTAEYGLPDLLKKYKDAQKARSEMLKDVLNEEGVKRIVVPSNFPFFIARELRDFEMVPTRLVEESREVKNKAEIESIKKAQRACESAMDVAIELVRKAEIDKEFLRLTAEEVKVSIEHELIKQGCGADDIIVASGKQASDPHCSGSGRIEINTPIIIDIFPYLKKERYNADMTRTVLRGTPTKEIEEMYRAVCDAQNIAIGKIRAGVTGKEVHEAACDLFRERGYEFVHSTGHGVGLDIHEGPSLAENGNELKVGNVITVEPGLYDPNIGGVRLEDLVLVTAKGCKNLTRFPKQLVI, translated from the coding sequence ATGGAAGGTCTAGCGAAGCGCCTGAAGGAGATGGATGCAGATGCATTGATGCTTGTAAGCGACAGCATCCGTGATGCGAATATGTTCTATCTAACAAATTTTTTGGCGCCGGACCCGTTTTTTTATCTTGGAAAAGGGGAGTCAGAATTCATCATCGTCTCGAAGATGGAATTCAGTAGGGCGAAAAAGGAGTCGAGGGTCAAGGACGTAAGGTCTACTGCTGAGTATGGCCTGCCTGATTTACTGAAGAAATATAAGGATGCCCAAAAAGCGCGTTCAGAAATGCTGAAAGATGTGCTCAACGAAGAGGGAGTGAAACGCATAGTAGTGCCCAGCAACTTTCCATTTTTTATTGCAAGGGAGTTGCGCGATTTCGAGATGGTTCCAACCAGATTGGTGGAGGAATCGAGAGAGGTCAAAAATAAAGCCGAAATCGAAAGCATCAAAAAGGCACAAAGAGCGTGTGAAAGTGCCATGGATGTTGCCATAGAATTGGTTAGAAAAGCCGAGATCGATAAAGAGTTCTTGAGACTGACAGCGGAAGAGGTAAAAGTCAGCATAGAGCACGAGCTGATAAAGCAAGGGTGTGGGGCCGATGATATCATCGTAGCTTCTGGAAAACAGGCGTCTGATCCTCACTGCTCTGGATCTGGGAGGATAGAGATAAACACACCGATCATCATCGATATATTCCCATATCTCAAAAAAGAACGTTACAATGCCGACATGACGCGTACCGTCCTCAGAGGCACTCCAACTAAAGAGATAGAGGAAATGTACCGAGCAGTCTGCGATGCCCAGAATATCGCCATTGGCAAGATCAGGGCTGGTGTGACGGGAAAAGAGGTTCATGAAGCAGCATGTGACCTGTTTCGGGAACGGGGCTATGAATTCGTTCACTCCACCGGGCATGGGGTGGGTCTGGATATTCATGAGGGGCCCTCCCTGGCAGAAAACGGAAATGAGTTAAAGGTTGGCAACGTCATAACGGTGGAGCCGGGGTTATATGACCCCAATATTGGAGGCGTCAGGTTGGAGGATTTGGTACTCGTGACCGCCAAGGGATGCAAAAATCTCACGCGATTTCCAAAGCAACTGGTGATATAA